TTCGTAGCGCTGGTATCAGCTCTGGGCGTGGTATTGAGTAAAAATCCGGTATCCAGTGTATTGTGTCTGATCATTACGTTCTTCGCAATCGCGGGTCATTATATTCTGCTCAATGCTCAGTTTCTGGCAGTTGTGCATATCATCGTTTATGCGGGAGCCATCATGGTATTGTTCCTTTATGTAATGATGCTGATGAACCTGAACGCGGAAGTAGAACCACAGAAACGGAACTGGCTGAAATATGCGGGCGCCATCAGTGGCGGTGCATTACTGGTAGTACTGGTAGCGGCATTGCGTGATGCAAGCATGCCTGCATTAACTGACAATGCTTCAGAAGTAGGATTAATCCATAACCTCGGTAAACTGTTGTTTACCCAGTATGTTATTCCTTTTGAAGTGAGCAGTATCCTGTTTCTGAGTGCAATGGTAGGTGCTGTAGTAATTGGTAAAAAAGACTGATCGCTTACAGGTCAGCATAATTCGTAACTCGTAATTCATTTTTATGCCTGTTCAATATTACATATTCCTGAGTATCGCCCTGTTTTGCATTGGTGTGATGGGAGTACTGATGCGCAGAAATGCCATCATCATCTTTATGTGCATAGAGCTGATGTTAAATGCGGTAAACCTGCTGCTGGTAGCATTTTCTAAAATGTGGGCAGATGCCGGAAGGGTAGATGCCGGATCAGCGCAGCTGTTCGTATTCTTTATTATGGTGGTAGCTGCTGCGGAAGTAGCCGTAGGTCTGGCTGTCATCACCATGGTCTACAGAAATACACACTCGGTAGATATTAACATTCTTAACAGGCTGAAAAATTAATAATTCTCATCCTTCATAATTATTAATTGTTTCGACGTCGTAAATAGAATTGATAAATGATTAATCTAGTTTGGCTGGTACCATTTTTACCATTATTAGGTTTCCTGGTGAATGGATTGGGACGCAGGTTTTTATCCAAGTCCCTCGTAGGGTTTGTTGGAAGCAGTACGGTGTTGGCTGCCTTTGTGGTGAGCTTATTAATATTTTTCCAGGTGAAAGCACCGGGATTCACCCCGCAAACAGTAACCCTGTTTGATTTCATCTCAGTTGGATCACTTAACATCCCGTTTGCCTTCCAGGTAGATCAGCTGAGCGCTTTATTCCTCCTGATAATTACGGGCGTAGGTACATTGATTCATATCTACTCTACCGCTTACATGCATGATGAAAGTAATGAAGGTTTTGCCAGGTACTTCGCGTATCTCAACCTCTTCGTATTCTCCATGCTTATTCTTGTACTTGGTGCAAACTACGTGATGATGTTTATCGGATGGGAAGGTGTAGGTCTTTGCTCTTACCTCCTCATCGGTTTCTGGTTTAAAAATACCAGCTATAACAATGCTGCGAAGAAAGCCTTTATCATGAACCGTATTGGTGACCTCGGATTCCTGCTGGGTATCTTCTTCATCATTACACAATTTGGTACGGTTACTTTCCCTGAAGTTTTTGCAAAAGCAGCTCCACTGGGTATGAATTCTCCGGTGCTGATTGCTATTGCAGCTTTCCTCTTTATTGGTGCTACCGGTAAATCAGCGCAGATTCCGCTGTATACCTGGTTACCTGATGCGATGGCGGGTCCTACTCCAGTATCTGCCCTGATCCACGCTGCTACCATGGTTACTGCGGGTATCTATATGATTGCACGTAGCAATATCATATATACACTTGCGCCTTGTGTACAGTCGATCGTTGCTATCATCGGTGTTGTTACCGCTGTATTTGCTGCTTCTATCGCGCTCAAACAAAATGATATCAAGAAAGTATTGGCTTACTCTACGGTGAGCCAGCTGGGTTATATGTTCCTTGCACTGGGCGTTGGCGCTTACGGTGCAGCAGTTTTCCATGTAATGACACACGCTTTCTTTAAAGCGATGCTGTTCCTCGGTTCCGGTTCTGTTATCCATGCGATGGGTGGCGAACAGGATATTCGTAAAATGGGCGGACTGAAAAAATACATGCCTACAACGCATATTACCTTCTTAATTGGCTGTCTGGCTATCGCCGGTGTGCCTGGTTTGTCCGGTTTCTTCTCCAAGGATGAAATCCTGGCCAGTGCATTTGGTGTGAACATCAGCTATTATGTATTAGGTTTATTTGGTGCACTGATGACTGCCTTCTATATGTTCCGTTTGTATGCTATGACATTCCTCGGCGAATTCCGTGGTACACACGAACAGGAGCATCATCTGCATGAAAGTCCTGCTGCAATGACTATTCCATTGGTTATTCTGGCATTTTTCTCTGTATTCAGTGGTTATGTTGGTATGCCGGAAGTATTCCATGCACCAAATTTCCTGGCTGAATACCTGGAACCAATCTTCGCTCCGTCTGCTCCTTTTGCAGTAGCACACCACCTGGGTGCAGGTACTGAATGGATGCTGATGGGAATCAGTTCTGTGCTGGTGATCATTATGATTGTAGTAGCGGTGAAGAAATTCAGTGGCTACCAGTATACCGATGCAGAGAACACTGGTTTTGCAAAAGTATTGGAGAACAAATGGTATGTTGATGAAATATATGATGCCGTTATCGTACGTCCATTATACGAACTCGCCCGTTTCTTCCGTGATACAATTGAAAAGTCCGGAATTGACAGGCTGGTAAATGGTGTTGGCCGCGGTGTTAAATGGGGAAGTCAGCAGATCCGTCTTATCCAGACCGGTAACGTTGGATTCTACATCTTTGCCATGGTCATCGGTATGATCGTATTATTTGTGATCGGATTCTTATTATAAACCAATAGCAGAAGTTACAAGCGCAGATAAATTATGTTGACAGTTTTATTAATATTGATTCCTTTCATAGCGGGCCTTATCGCATTTGGCCTGAAGGGATCC
This window of the Chitinophaga sp. Cy-1792 genome carries:
- the nuoK gene encoding NADH-quinone oxidoreductase subunit NuoK, coding for MPVQYYIFLSIALFCIGVMGVLMRRNAIIIFMCIELMLNAVNLLLVAFSKMWADAGRVDAGSAQLFVFFIMVVAAAEVAVGLAVITMVYRNTHSVDINILNRLKN
- a CDS encoding NADH-quinone oxidoreductase subunit J, with the translated sequence MGMSIQQIIFMVLSFVALVSALGVVLSKNPVSSVLCLIITFFAIAGHYILLNAQFLAVVHIIVYAGAIMVLFLYVMMLMNLNAEVEPQKRNWLKYAGAISGGALLVVLVAALRDASMPALTDNASEVGLIHNLGKLLFTQYVIPFEVSSILFLSAMVGAVVIGKKD
- the nuoL gene encoding NADH-quinone oxidoreductase subunit L, which translates into the protein MINLVWLVPFLPLLGFLVNGLGRRFLSKSLVGFVGSSTVLAAFVVSLLIFFQVKAPGFTPQTVTLFDFISVGSLNIPFAFQVDQLSALFLLIITGVGTLIHIYSTAYMHDESNEGFARYFAYLNLFVFSMLILVLGANYVMMFIGWEGVGLCSYLLIGFWFKNTSYNNAAKKAFIMNRIGDLGFLLGIFFIITQFGTVTFPEVFAKAAPLGMNSPVLIAIAAFLFIGATGKSAQIPLYTWLPDAMAGPTPVSALIHAATMVTAGIYMIARSNIIYTLAPCVQSIVAIIGVVTAVFAASIALKQNDIKKVLAYSTVSQLGYMFLALGVGAYGAAVFHVMTHAFFKAMLFLGSGSVIHAMGGEQDIRKMGGLKKYMPTTHITFLIGCLAIAGVPGLSGFFSKDEILASAFGVNISYYVLGLFGALMTAFYMFRLYAMTFLGEFRGTHEQEHHLHESPAAMTIPLVILAFFSVFSGYVGMPEVFHAPNFLAEYLEPIFAPSAPFAVAHHLGAGTEWMLMGISSVLVIIMIVVAVKKFSGYQYTDAENTGFAKVLENKWYVDEIYDAVIVRPLYELARFFRDTIEKSGIDRLVNGVGRGVKWGSQQIRLIQTGNVGFYIFAMVIGMIVLFVIGFLL